A genomic segment from Brachyhypopomus gauderio isolate BG-103 unplaced genomic scaffold, BGAUD_0.2 sc110, whole genome shotgun sequence encodes:
- the LOC143497413 gene encoding insulin-like: MAPWIQAGALLLLLVLSTAEANPEDPRHLCGSHLVDALYLVCDPRYYFYKPKREVDPLLGFLPSKAGQEGEMAEFPYKEHVELVKRDIVEQCCHNPCSLLDLEKYCNRGVARLPATSPERRNLMLEAAL; encoded by the exons ATGGCCCCGTGGATCCAGGCTGGTGCTCTCCTTCTTCTGCTGGTGTTGTCCACAGCAGAAGCCAACCCTGAGGACCCCCGACACCTGTGCGGATCTCACCTGGTCGACGCCCTCTATCTAGTCTGTGACCCACGTTACTACTTTTACAAGCCCAAGAGAGAAGTGGACCCACTGCTGg GTTTCCTCCCCTCCAAGGCTGGACAGGAGGGCGAGATGGCCGAGTTCCCGTATAAAGAGCACGTGGAGCTGGTGAAGAGGGACATCGTGGAGCAGTGCTGCCACAATCCCTGCAGCCTCTTGGACCTGGAGAAATACTGCAACAGGGGCGTTGCCAGG CTACCTGCAACCTCTCCTGAAAGGCGGAACCTTATGCTTGAAGCGGCACTATGA
- the LOC143497409 gene encoding insulin-like: MATWIQAGALLLLLVLSTAEANAAAPQHLCGSHLVDALYLVCGPNGFFYNPKREVDPLLGFLPSKAGQEGEMAEFPYKEHAELVKRGIVEQCCHKPCSIFDLQNYCN, from the exons ATGGCCACGTGGATCCAGGCTGGTGCTCTCCTTCTTCTGCTGGTGTTGTCCACAGCAGAAGCCAACGCTGCCGCCCCCCAACACCTGTGCGGATCTCACCTGGTCGACGCCCTCTATCTAGTCTGTGGCCCAAATGGTTTCTTTTACAACCCCAAGAGGGAAGTGGACCCACTGCTGG GTTTCCTCCCCTCCAAGGCTGGCCAGGAGGGCGAGATGGCCGAGTTCCCGTATAAAGAGCACGCGGAGCTGGTGAAGAGGGGCATCGTGGAGCAGTGCTGCCACAAACCCTGCAGCATCTTTGACCTGCAGAACTACTGCAACTAG